The following coding sequences lie in one Populus nigra chromosome 15, ddPopNigr1.1, whole genome shotgun sequence genomic window:
- the LOC133674354 gene encoding probable protein phosphatase 2C 59 isoform X1, with protein MGYLNSVLSSSSQVYADDAPVSGGGLSQNGKFSYGYASSPGKRSSMEDFYETRIDGVDGEIVGLFGVFDGHGGARAAEYVKHNLFSNLIKHPKFISDTKSAIVDAYNHTDSEFLKSENNQNRDAGSTASTAILVGDRLLVANVGDSRAVICRGGNAIAVSRDHKPDQTDERQRIEDAGGFVMWAGTWRVGGVLAVSRAFGDRLLKQFVVADPEIQEEKVDRSLEFLILASDGLWDVVTNEEAVEMIKPITDPEQAAKRLLQEAYQRGSADNITCVVVHFLGNQGATSHGGSV; from the exons ATGGGGTATTTGAATTCAGTTTTATCATCTTCAAGCCAAGTTTATGCTGATGATGCACCAGTAAGCGGTGGCGGTCTCag TCAGAACGGAAAATTCAGTTATGGATATGCAAGCTCTCCAGGGAAGAGATCTTCCATGGAAGATTTTTATGAGACAAGAATTGATGGTGTTGATGGAGAGATAGTTGGTCTTTTTGGAGTTTTTGATG GTCATGGAGGTGCACGAGCTGCTGAATACGTGAAACATAACCTTTTTAGCAATCTGATCAAACATCCAAAATTTATTTCTGACACCAAATCAGCTATAG TTGATGCTTACAATCACACAGACTCTGAATTTCTGAAATCAGAAAATAATCAGAACAGGGATGCTGGATCAACTGCTTCTACAGCTATTCTTGTTGGTGATCGTTTGCTTGTCGCTAATGTTGGAGATTCCAGAGCTGTCATTTGCCGGGGTGGTAACG CTATTGCTGTTTCCCGAGATCACAAGCCAGACCAGACTGATGAACGACAGCGGATTGAAGATGCTGGAGGATTTGTCATGTGGGCAG GTACTTGGAGAGTTGGTGGCGTCCTAGCTGTCTCCCGTGCATTTGGTGATAGGCTTTTGAAGCAGTTTGTTgttgctgatccagaaatccaG GAGGAAAAGGTTGACAGGTCCCTTGAGTTTCTCATCCTTGCAAGTGATGGATTATGGGACGTTGTCACAAACGAG GAAGCTGTTGAAATGATCAAGCCGATCACGGACCCAGAGCAGGCAGCAAAGAGGTTGTTGCAGGAGGCGTACCAGAGAGGAAGTGCAGATAACATCACCTGTGTTGTCGTTCATTTCTTGGGCAATCAAGGCGCTACATCTCACGGTGGCTCTGTGTGA
- the LOC133674354 gene encoding probable protein phosphatase 2C 59 isoform X2 gives MGYLNSVLSSSSQVYADDAPVSGGGLSQNGKFSYGYASSPGKRSSMEDFYETRIDGVDGEIVGLFGVFDGHGGARAAEYVKHNLFSNLIKHPKFISDTKSAIVDAYNHTDSEFLKSENNQNRDAGSTASTAILVGDRLLVANVGDSRAVICRGGNAIAVSRDHKPDQTDERQRIEDAGGFVMWAGTWRVGGVLAVSRAFGDRLLKQFVVADPEIQEAVEMIKPITDPEQAAKRLLQEAYQRGSADNITCVVVHFLGNQGATSHGGSV, from the exons ATGGGGTATTTGAATTCAGTTTTATCATCTTCAAGCCAAGTTTATGCTGATGATGCACCAGTAAGCGGTGGCGGTCTCag TCAGAACGGAAAATTCAGTTATGGATATGCAAGCTCTCCAGGGAAGAGATCTTCCATGGAAGATTTTTATGAGACAAGAATTGATGGTGTTGATGGAGAGATAGTTGGTCTTTTTGGAGTTTTTGATG GTCATGGAGGTGCACGAGCTGCTGAATACGTGAAACATAACCTTTTTAGCAATCTGATCAAACATCCAAAATTTATTTCTGACACCAAATCAGCTATAG TTGATGCTTACAATCACACAGACTCTGAATTTCTGAAATCAGAAAATAATCAGAACAGGGATGCTGGATCAACTGCTTCTACAGCTATTCTTGTTGGTGATCGTTTGCTTGTCGCTAATGTTGGAGATTCCAGAGCTGTCATTTGCCGGGGTGGTAACG CTATTGCTGTTTCCCGAGATCACAAGCCAGACCAGACTGATGAACGACAGCGGATTGAAGATGCTGGAGGATTTGTCATGTGGGCAG GTACTTGGAGAGTTGGTGGCGTCCTAGCTGTCTCCCGTGCATTTGGTGATAGGCTTTTGAAGCAGTTTGTTgttgctgatccagaaatccaG GAAGCTGTTGAAATGATCAAGCCGATCACGGACCCAGAGCAGGCAGCAAAGAGGTTGTTGCAGGAGGCGTACCAGAGAGGAAGTGCAGATAACATCACCTGTGTTGTCGTTCATTTCTTGGGCAATCAAGGCGCTACATCTCACGGTGGCTCTGTGTGA
- the LOC133674188 gene encoding zinc finger protein CONSTANS-LIKE 4-like — translation MASKLCDSCKSATATLFCRADSAFLCISCDSKIHAANKLASRHARVSVCEVCEQAPAHFTCKADAAALCVTCDRDIHSANPLASRHERVPITPFFDSSSTVHGGGAAVNLLEDRYFDEVDGGRGDVSREEAEAESWLLPNPGGGTTKGVDSVDLNTGQYVFGSEMDPYLDLDPYVDPKVEVQEQNSSGTTDGVVPVQSNKLGFQAPALVNDHCCYELDFSTGSKSFGGGYGYNSLSHSVSSSSLDVGVVPDGSGSTLTDISNPYCSRSVSNGMESANQTVQLSAVDREARVLRYREKRKNRKFEKTIRYASRKAYAETRPRIKGRFAKRTDTEVEVDRSSLYGFGVVPSF, via the exons ATGGCTTCAAAGCTCTGTGACTCATGCAAGTCAGCAACGGCAACGTTGTTTTGTCGAGCTGACTCAGCTTTTCTATGCATCAGCTGCGACTCCAAAATCCACGCGGCAAACAAGCTTGCCTCTCGCCACGCGCGTGTCTCGGTCTGCGAAGTCTGTGAGCAAGCCCCAGCCCATTTCACCTGCAAGGCAGACGCGGCTGCTCTCTGTGTTACCTGTGACCGTGACATCCACTCGGCAAACCCTCTCGCTAGTCGGCACGAGCGTGTCCCTATCACTCCGTTTTTCGACTCGTCCTCCACTGTGCACGGCGGTGGGGCAGCCGTGAACTTGTTGGAGGATCGGTACTTTGATGAAGTGGATGGTGGTCGTGGTGATGTTAGCAGGGAGGAGGCAGAGGCGGAGTCGTGGCTGTTGCCTAACCCGGGTGGGGGGACTACTAAGGGGGTGGATAGTGTGGATCTGAATACCGGTCAGTATGTGTTTGGTTCGGAAATGGATCCGTATTTGGATTTGGATCCGTATGTGGATCCAAAAGTGGAAGTGCAAGAGCAGAACAGTTCAGGGACTACTGATGGGGTGGTGCCTGTGCAAAGTAACAAACTAGGATTTCAAGCTCCTGCTTTGGTCAATGATCATTGCTGCTATGAGTTGGATTTCTCTACTGGATCGAAGTCTTTTGGTGGTGGCTATGGCTATAACTCCTTGAGCCACAGT GTTTCTTCTTCATCTCTTGATGTTGGAGTGGTACCAGATGGAAGTGGAAGTACCTTGACAGACATATCTAACCCATACTGTAGTAGATCAGTGAGCAACGGAATGGAGTCAGCAAACCAGACAGTGCAACTATCGGCAGTTGACCGTGAAGCAAGGGTGTTGAGGTACAGAGAGAAGAGGAAGAACAGAAAATTCGAGAAGACAATTCGATACGCATCAAGAAAAGCCTATGCCGAAACAAGGCCACGAATCAAAGGAAGGTTTGCTAAACGTACAGATACTGAAGTCGAGGTTGATCGAAGTAGTCTGTATGGATTCGGTGTTGTTCCATCGTTCTAA
- the LOC133674599 gene encoding uncharacterized protein LOC133674599: protein MRNAFVYLKRHRQLSLLSNGTASTIIRNFTSQRNQFPHQKSFSTAHTSVHGGRPSAEYAKLRKESLESEFKQALSYSSKKDSIIYRFGPLLALYRATIISFHVLKLTAWQLFVHDIKKRAVKFRETLIRLGPFYVKLGQALSTRPDILPTVYCQELAKLQDQIPPFSTHVAIKSIESQLGRPITQIFADISPKPIAAASLGQVYKAHLHSGELVAVKVQRPGMHLLLTLDALLFRMVGGQLKRFAKARKDLLVAVNEMVRHMFDEIDYILEGKNAERFASLYGNDPKSRQNATIGNTVKNEKENCIKVPKIYWEFTRKAVLTMEWIDGIKLTDQAALERACLNRRKLIDLGLYCSLRQLLEEGFFHADPHPGNLVATDSGSLAYFDFGMMGDIPRHYRVGLIQVLVHFVNRDSLGLANDFLSLGFIPEGIDIQSVSDALQASFGDGTRHSRDFEAILNQLYDVMYEFNFSLPPDYALVIRALGSLEGTAKLLDSNFKVVEKAYPFVIGRLLADSNPDMRRILRELLICNDGSIRWNRLERLGEAISEQASDSTEESPDSEGNSSDPLGWKSFDMRSVVNATEDLLLFILSEKGGRVRVFLLRDVIKAADVFLQDEVAGVLNEKPEAREASDSEVNATHTRVAKGFHYLRQAVKLAPELWTAMLIRMALKPEVHRFSFDIISALIMHFSHKLPETFWICMSRHLHKLVRNHTSDEL from the exons ATGAGGAATGCCTTTGTCTATCTCAAGCGTCACCGCCAACTCTCTCTTCTCTCCAATGGCACCGCCTCCACAATCATCCGAAATTTCACTTCCCAGCGCAATCAATTTCCGCATCAAAAATC GTTTTCTACGGCGCATACGAGTGTACACGGCGGAAGGCCGTCGGCGGAGTATGCGAAACTGAGGAAAGAATCACTGGAAAGTGAATTTAAACAAGCTCTTAGTTATAGCTCTAAAAAAGATTCAATAATTTATAGATTCGGTCCCCTTTTAGCTTTATATAGAGCAACTATCATTTCCTTTCATGTTTTGAAACTTACCGCCTGGCAGTTGTTCGTACACGACATCAAAAAACGTGCTGTTAAG TTTCGTGAAACTTTGATCCGCTTGGGACCTTTTTACGTCAAG CTTGGACAGGCTCTGAGCACTAGACCAGATATATTGCCGACTGTGTATTGTCAAGAGCTTGCTAAACTACAG GATCAAATTCCACCATTTTCAACTCATGTTGCAATTAAATCAATTGAATCCCAGCTGGGTCGCCCTATCACACAAATATTTGCTGACATTAGTCCAAAGCCTATTGCTGCAGCGTCTTTGGGACAGGTGTATAAAG CTCATCTGCATTCTGGTGAACTCGTAGCTGTTAAAGTGCAGAGACCTGGTATGCATCTTTTATTAACTCTTGATGCCCTGTTATTCCGCATGGTTGGCGGCCAATTAAAGCGTTTTGCAAAGGCACGCAAGGATCTATTAGTAGCAGTGAATGAGATG GTCAGGCACatgtttgatgaaattgattacATCCTGGAGGGGAAAAATGCTGAACGCTTTGCTTCTCTATATG GTAATGATCCAAAAAGTCGTCAAAATGCTACAATTGGTAATACTGtgaaaaatgagaaagaaaattgCATTAAAGTTCCTAAAATATATTGGGAATTCACTCGCAAGGCTGTTCTTACAATGGAATGGATAGATGGAATCAAACTAACTGATCAAGCTGCCCTGGAGAGGGCATGTTTGAACAGAAGGAAGCTGATTGACCTG GGATTATACTGCTCTTTGAGGCAGTTGCTTGAGGAGGGCTTTTTCCATGCTGATCCTCATCCAGGGAACCTTGTTGCTACTGACAGCGGCTCTCTTGCATATTTTGACTTTGGAATGATGGGGGATATTCCTCGCCATTACCGTGTGGGACTTATTCAAGTG CTTGTGCACTTTGTTAATCGTGACTCTCTGGGTTTGGcaaatgattttctttctttgggaTTTATTCCTGAAGGGATTGACATACAATCAGTTTCAGATGCACTGCAAGCATCCTTTGGTGATGGGACAAGACATTCTCGAGATTTTGAG GCCATATTGAACCAACTATATGATGTTATGTATGAATTCAACTTCTCACTTCCCCCAGACTATGCACTGGTGATAAGAGCACTTGGATCACTTGAAGGCACAGCAAAACTTCTGGACTCTAATTTCAAAGTTGTTGAAAAGGCATATCCCTTTGTAATAGGGAGGCTTTTGGCAGACTCAAATCCTGATATGAGAAGAATTTTGAGAGAACTTCTCATTTGCAATGATGGATCTATAAGATGGAATCGGCTAGAGCGCCTG GGGGAAGCAATATCTGAACAAGCTTCAGACTCAACTGAAGAGTCCCCTGATTCTGAAGGAAATTCTTCAGATCCGCTGGGATGGAAATCATTTGACATGCGTTCTGTTGTTAATGCCACAGAAGATCTTTTGCTATTCATTCTATCTGAAAAAGGTGGCAGGGTGCGCGTTTTTCTTCTCCGTGATGTGATTAAAGCGGCAGATGTTTTTCTACAGGATGAAGTTGCTGGCGTGTTAAATGAGAAACCTGAAGCAAGAGAGGCGTCAGACTCTGAG GTAAATGCCACGCACACGAGAGTTGCCAAGGGTTTTCACTATCTACGTCAAGCAGTAAAGCTGGCCCCAGAGTTGTGGACCGCAATGCTTATACGCATGGCATTGAAGCCCGAGGTTCATAGATTTTCCTTTGACATCATTTCAGCATTAATTATGCACTTCAGCCATAAACTTCCTGAAACTTTTTGGATTTGTATGTCTAGACATCTCCACAAGTTGGTGAGAAACCACACGTCTGATGAACTATAA
- the LOC133673974 gene encoding ADP-ribosylation factor 1-like, translating into MGLLFSRMFSSLFGNQEARILVLGLDNAGKTTILYRLQMGEVVSTIPTIGFNVETVQYNNIKFQVWDLGGQTSIRPYWRCYFPNTQAVIYVVDSSDTERIGIAKEEFHSILEEEELKGAAVLIFANKQDLPGALDDAAVTEALELHKIKSRQWAIFKACATKGEGLFEGLDWLSNTLKSGGG; encoded by the exons ATGGGTCTTTTGTTTAGTAGAATGTTCTCTTCTTTATTTGGTAATCAAGAAGCTCGAATCCTCGTCCTCGGTCTCGACAATGCTGGCAAAACCACCATTCTTT ATCGGCTTCAAATGGGAGAGGTAGTCTCCACGATCCCAA CAATTGGGTTCAATGTGGAAACTGTACAGTATAACAACATTAAGTTCCAAGTGTGGGATTTAG GTGGACAAACAAGTATCAG GCCATATTGGAGGTGTTATTTCCCAAATACTCAAGCTGTAATTTATGTGGTAGATTCAAGTGACACGGAAAGAATTGGAATAGCCAAAGAagaatttcattcaattttggAG GAGGAAGAGTTGAAAGGTGCAGCTGTCCTCATTTTTGCAAACAAGCAG GATCTCCCTGGTGCACTTGATGATGCTGCTGTGACTGAGGCATTGGAGTTGCACAAAATAAAAAGTCGCCAATGGGCCATCTTCAAAGCTTGCGCCACAAAGGGTGAAGGCCTCTTTGAGGGTTTGGACTG GTTGAGCAACACTCTAAAGTCAGGAGGTGGCTAA